One Halogeometricum sp. S1BR25-6 DNA segment encodes these proteins:
- a CDS encoding NAD(P)/FAD-dependent oxidoreductase: MNQTPTVAVLGGAMAGLAAAEGLHSAGFDVELYERQTYNEKRVNCGEAMTAASAIPLEKTAENGFINSLPEMEVEVYDGVQPDRQCTGRGRFTASDAYITDRNVVEQSWADRLAQRGVDVNENRSITPTELFEFADGYDVVVDATGQPSLTSKALQSTGEYSGYLVALNADVVGDFSDVYPNSRIILENYTGYTWAFSKTPNRANVGIGWAVSDRPDDYMAAFKRACERNGWPEPTRERTNVAIIPEGPSLDPQRTYHPDYSIVRVGDAAGIANRLTGKGISQAIQSSYLAAELAAEDRLEAYPEQLYREMKPEYLLATVIRYFTETRQPQLLGKAIQAGSGMDIEAVDRSPRDVLIQLARHPRLFVQIFGKRKVLQRVYQAATDQWEYTSIPDGESPIVDSSF; encoded by the coding sequence CTACGAACGCCAGACGTACAATGAGAAACGCGTCAACTGTGGCGAAGCGATGACCGCCGCCTCTGCAATCCCCCTCGAGAAGACCGCAGAAAACGGGTTCATTAATTCGCTTCCAGAGATGGAAGTCGAGGTGTACGATGGCGTCCAGCCGGATCGTCAGTGCACTGGACGCGGGAGGTTCACTGCATCGGATGCCTACATCACCGATCGTAACGTCGTCGAACAATCGTGGGCAGACCGCCTCGCACAGAGAGGGGTAGATGTCAACGAGAATCGGTCGATCACACCGACTGAGTTATTCGAGTTCGCAGACGGGTACGATGTCGTCGTCGACGCCACTGGCCAACCCTCGCTTACCAGCAAGGCACTCCAATCGACCGGCGAATACTCCGGATACCTTGTCGCACTCAACGCCGATGTCGTGGGGGACTTCAGCGACGTATACCCCAACAGCCGGATTATACTCGAAAACTACACCGGATACACGTGGGCTTTCTCAAAAACACCGAATCGCGCCAACGTCGGGATCGGATGGGCTGTCAGTGACCGTCCGGATGACTACATGGCTGCGTTCAAACGTGCCTGTGAGCGTAACGGATGGCCCGAGCCGACACGGGAACGGACAAACGTCGCGATTATCCCGGAAGGCCCAAGTCTCGATCCCCAGCGAACCTATCACCCCGACTACTCTATCGTGCGTGTGGGTGACGCTGCCGGGATAGCAAACCGACTCACGGGAAAAGGGATCTCACAGGCCATTCAATCGTCGTATCTCGCAGCGGAACTGGCGGCTGAGGATCGATTGGAAGCATATCCGGAACAGCTGTATCGGGAAATGAAACCTGAATACCTGCTGGCAACGGTTATTCGGTACTTCACCGAGACACGGCAGCCACAGCTCCTCGGTAAAGCAATTCAAGCCGGCTCTGGAATGGACATCGAAGCTGTCGATCGCTCGCCGCGGGACGTATTGATACAGCTCGCACGACACCCACGGTTATTCGTTCAGATCTTCGGGAAACGGAAGGTACTCCAGCGCGTCTATCAAGCAGCGACCGATCAGTGGGAGTATACTTCGATACCGGACGGTGAGAGCCCGATCGTCGATTCCTCTTTCTAG